One window from the genome of Serinibacter salmoneus encodes:
- the glmU gene encoding bifunctional UDP-N-acetylglucosamine diphosphorylase/glucosamine-1-phosphate N-acetyltransferase GlmU — protein sequence MTQQRPAAVIVLAAGEGTRMKSATPKVMHAIGGRTLLGHVVATARELDPQRLCVVVRHQGEAVAAHAQEVDGAVEIAWQDEVKGTGRAAWCAMQALESSGVLEGPVLVLAGDVPLLDSATLGQLLEAHAAGGNAVTALTTRVEDPTGYGRIVREEGTGLLARIVEERDASQAERAITEINTSVYAFDADVLRDGLARLTDPTSGATANAQGEVYLTDVVAIARETRPVRAVETDDAISVEGVNDRVQLAALGAELNRRTLESAMREGVTVVDPGSTWIDVTVTLEADVTLLPGVQLHGVTHAEGGAVIGPDSTLTDVRVGADAHVVRSHAIGAVLEAGVSVGPFAHLRPGTVVGPGAKVGGFVETKNAVIGAGTKVPHLSYVGDVTIGESTNIGAGVIVANYDGETKNHTEIGSHAFVGSDSVLVAPLTVADGAFVAAGSVVTRDVGPGDLAVARGQQRSIPGWVQRRRPQSASARAARDAAATAQAPPAQPAETDPTTEPQA from the coding sequence GTGACACAGCAGCGTCCGGCCGCCGTGATCGTCCTCGCCGCAGGCGAGGGGACCAGGATGAAGTCGGCGACGCCGAAGGTGATGCATGCCATCGGCGGGCGCACCCTCCTGGGGCACGTGGTCGCCACCGCACGCGAACTCGATCCCCAGCGGCTGTGCGTCGTTGTCCGTCACCAGGGCGAGGCTGTCGCCGCTCACGCCCAGGAGGTCGACGGCGCTGTCGAGATCGCCTGGCAGGACGAGGTCAAGGGCACCGGGCGCGCCGCCTGGTGCGCGATGCAGGCACTGGAGTCTTCCGGGGTCCTCGAGGGCCCCGTGCTGGTACTCGCCGGGGACGTCCCGCTGCTCGACTCCGCTACCCTCGGGCAACTCCTGGAGGCTCACGCCGCCGGTGGCAATGCCGTGACGGCGCTGACCACCCGTGTCGAGGATCCGACGGGGTACGGCCGGATCGTGCGCGAGGAGGGAACGGGTCTGCTGGCCCGCATCGTGGAGGAGCGTGACGCCTCGCAGGCCGAGCGCGCCATCACCGAGATCAACACCTCGGTCTACGCCTTCGACGCGGACGTGCTGCGCGACGGCCTGGCGCGACTGACCGACCCCACCTCGGGTGCGACGGCGAATGCCCAGGGTGAGGTCTACCTCACCGATGTGGTGGCAATCGCCCGCGAGACCCGGCCGGTCCGGGCCGTGGAGACCGACGACGCGATCAGCGTGGAGGGCGTGAACGACCGGGTCCAGCTCGCGGCGCTCGGCGCCGAGCTGAACCGGCGCACCCTCGAGTCCGCGATGCGTGAGGGTGTCACGGTGGTGGACCCCGGCTCGACGTGGATCGACGTCACGGTCACCCTGGAGGCCGATGTCACCCTGCTGCCCGGTGTGCAGTTGCACGGGGTCACCCATGCCGAGGGCGGCGCCGTGATCGGCCCGGACTCCACGCTCACGGACGTGCGCGTGGGGGCGGATGCGCACGTGGTGCGCTCGCACGCGATCGGCGCCGTGCTGGAGGCCGGGGTGTCCGTCGGGCCGTTCGCGCACCTGCGCCCCGGAACCGTGGTGGGGCCCGGGGCCAAGGTCGGCGGGTTCGTGGAGACCAAGAACGCCGTCATCGGCGCCGGCACCAAGGTGCCCCACCTCAGTTACGTCGGTGATGTCACCATCGGTGAGTCGACCAACATCGGCGCGGGCGTGATCGTGGCGAACTACGACGGCGAGACCAAGAACCACACCGAGATCGGCTCGCACGCCTTCGTCGGTTCCGACTCCGTGCTGGTCGCCCCACTGACTGTCGCAGACGGCGCGTTCGTCGCCGCCGGCTCGGTGGTGACCCGCGACGTGGGCCCCGGCGATCTCGCGGTGGCCCGGGGGCAACAGCGCAGCATCCCCGGCTGGGTGCAACGTCGCCGACCGCAGTCCGCCTCGGCGCGCGCGGCCCGGGACGCCGCAGCCACGGCGCAGGCGCCGCCCGCACAGCCGGCCGAGACCGACCCCACCACCGAACCTCAAGCCTGA
- the pth gene encoding aminoacyl-tRNA hydrolase, which produces MVSDTWLIVGLGNPGAKYAGNRHNVGAMALQHLADRIGGSLTNHKAGAGVLDGRLGMLPGGAPGPRVLLARPATYMNTSGKPVAALCRFYGIPAERVLVLHDELDLPAHTLRLKRGGGEGGHNGLRSISQALGTKEYARLRIGVGRPPGRQEAADFVLSDFPSREREEWAITVAEAGDAVQDVVREGLFAAQNTWNSRTPS; this is translated from the coding sequence GTGGTGAGCGACACCTGGCTGATCGTCGGGCTCGGTAATCCGGGCGCGAAGTACGCGGGGAATCGGCACAACGTCGGCGCGATGGCGCTGCAGCACCTCGCGGATCGCATCGGTGGCTCCCTGACCAACCACAAGGCGGGTGCGGGTGTGCTCGACGGCAGGCTCGGCATGCTGCCGGGTGGCGCACCGGGGCCGCGCGTGCTCCTGGCCCGGCCCGCTACCTACATGAACACCTCCGGGAAGCCGGTCGCCGCGCTGTGCCGGTTCTACGGCATCCCCGCCGAGCGCGTCCTGGTGCTGCACGATGAGCTCGACCTGCCGGCCCACACCCTGCGCCTGAAGCGCGGCGGCGGGGAGGGCGGGCACAACGGATTGCGGTCGATCTCCCAGGCGCTCGGCACCAAGGAGTACGCCCGGCTACGCATCGGCGTCGGCCGCCCGCCCGGCCGGCAGGAGGCGGCCGACTTCGTCCTGTCGGACTTCCCCTCCCGGGAACGGGAGGAATGGGCCATCACGGTGGCCGAGGCGGGCGACGCGGTCCAGGACGTCGTGCGGGAGGGTCTCTTCGCGGCGCAGAACACCTGGAACAGCCGAACCCCTTCCTGA
- a CDS encoding 50S ribosomal protein L25/general stress protein Ctc: MAEKIPATLRTEFGKGAARRIRRDNKIPAVLYGHGEAPTHLTLPGHETFLIIKDNINALLELSFEGKSELALVKDVQRDVLSQEIEHLDLLLVRRGEKVSVEVYVVVEGESAPGTIHTLDLQTLTVEADAMAIPESIHVSVEGLEDGTIVRVGDLDLPEGSSTDVDPETIVVSVSTPRGEEESEDEDEAGEGEAGEAGSQD; the protein is encoded by the coding sequence ATGGCCGAGAAGATCCCCGCCACCCTGCGCACCGAGTTCGGCAAGGGTGCGGCGCGCCGCATCCGCCGCGACAACAAGATCCCCGCCGTTCTCTACGGCCACGGTGAGGCGCCCACGCACCTCACCCTGCCGGGTCACGAGACCTTCCTGATCATCAAGGACAACATCAACGCACTGCTCGAACTGTCCTTCGAGGGCAAGAGCGAGCTCGCCCTGGTCAAGGACGTGCAGCGTGACGTGCTCTCCCAGGAGATCGAGCACCTCGACCTGCTGCTGGTGCGCCGCGGCGAGAAGGTCTCCGTCGAGGTCTATGTGGTGGTCGAGGGCGAGTCCGCTCCCGGCACGATCCACACGCTGGACCTGCAGACCCTGACGGTCGAGGCCGACGCGATGGCCATCCCGGAGTCCATCCACGTCTCCGTGGAGGGCCTGGAGGACGGCACGATCGTGCGCGTGGGCGACCTGGACCTGCCCGAGGGCAGCTCGACCGACGTCGACCCCGAGACCATCGTGGTCTCCGTCTCCACGCCGCGCGGCGAGGAGGAGTCCGAGGACGAGGACGAGGCCGGCGAGGGCGAGGCCGGCGAGGCCGGTTCTCAGGACTGA
- a CDS encoding glycosyltransferase family 2 protein, with the protein MGENHAVDLRVTLAVLTHRRHEQIAALVPLLEAQARQALAAFPAEVGDIGVLVVDNEPDAAARDAVLRAADPEVTRYVCEPRPGIATARNRALRESAGEDLLVFIDDDETPGEGWLVALLGTFLRAGADPVAAVAGAVRTVLVGELDPWIRDGGFLARSHRESTRTGEAVATAATNNLLLDLRVVRGLDLWFEESLGLAGGEDTLFTTALTRAGERIVWCREAWVHDVRPVARLTRRAVVRRAFGHANASSGAWIALAHGPREVLRARAGAVAGGVARLCAGLGSLLLGVVLRSRQRRAGGVRVAARGVGMLTSGVGYRFEEYADS; encoded by the coding sequence ATGGGGGAGAATCACGCAGTCGATCTGCGGGTGACGCTCGCGGTGCTGACGCATCGGCGCCACGAGCAGATCGCGGCGCTCGTGCCGCTGCTCGAGGCGCAGGCGAGGCAGGCCCTCGCCGCATTCCCCGCCGAGGTCGGGGACATCGGCGTCCTCGTGGTGGACAACGAACCCGACGCGGCAGCCCGCGACGCCGTCCTGCGGGCCGCGGACCCCGAGGTGACACGCTACGTGTGTGAGCCTCGTCCGGGCATCGCCACGGCCCGCAACCGTGCCCTGCGCGAGAGCGCGGGCGAGGACCTCCTGGTGTTCATCGACGACGACGAGACCCCCGGGGAGGGCTGGCTCGTGGCGCTCCTGGGCACCTTCCTCAGGGCGGGCGCGGACCCGGTGGCAGCCGTGGCGGGAGCCGTGCGCACCGTACTCGTTGGCGAGCTCGACCCGTGGATCCGGGACGGCGGCTTCCTTGCGCGCTCCCATCGGGAGTCGACGCGAACGGGCGAGGCGGTCGCCACGGCGGCCACGAACAACCTCCTCCTGGACCTGCGGGTGGTGCGCGGCCTGGACCTGTGGTTCGAGGAGTCGCTCGGCCTCGCCGGCGGTGAGGACACCCTGTTCACGACGGCGCTGACGCGGGCCGGGGAGCGGATCGTGTGGTGCCGCGAGGCGTGGGTCCACGATGTGCGCCCGGTTGCCCGGCTCACCCGCCGCGCGGTGGTGCGGCGCGCATTCGGCCATGCGAACGCGTCCAGCGGTGCCTGGATCGCCCTTGCGCACGGACCACGCGAGGTGCTCCGCGCGCGAGCGGGTGCGGTGGCGGGAGGCGTGGCGCGGCTGTGCGCAGGCCTCGGGTCGCTCCTTCTCGGAGTCGTGCTGCGTTCGCGGCAGCGTCGCGCCGGCGGCGTGCGTGTCGCAGCCCGCGGTGTGGGGATGCTCACCTCGGGCGTGGGGTACCGGTTCGAGGAGTATGCCGACTCGTAG
- a CDS encoding TetR/AcrR family transcriptional regulator produces the protein MTARQRREQLLDVGRALFAERGFAATSVEEIAARADVSKPVVYEHFGGKEGIYAVIVDREVEKLTSMLTDALGGSRNPKIVVEQAALALLDYIESHTDGFRILVRDSPVAQATGTFSSLIGDVATQVEHLLAREFARRDFETSNAPMYSQMLVGMIALTGQWWLEARSPDKQTVAAHLVNLAWNGLAGLDPAPRLVQRESGGSGGSTP, from the coding sequence ATGACTGCCCGGCAGCGGCGCGAACAGTTGCTCGACGTCGGCCGCGCGCTGTTCGCCGAGCGGGGTTTCGCGGCCACCAGCGTGGAGGAGATCGCCGCGCGCGCCGACGTCTCCAAGCCCGTGGTCTACGAGCACTTCGGCGGGAAGGAAGGGATCTACGCCGTCATCGTGGACCGCGAGGTGGAGAAGCTCACCTCGATGCTCACCGACGCTCTCGGCGGCAGTCGCAACCCGAAGATCGTCGTGGAGCAGGCAGCCCTGGCCCTGCTGGACTACATCGAGTCGCACACCGACGGATTCCGCATCCTCGTGCGCGACTCCCCGGTGGCCCAGGCCACCGGCACCTTCTCCTCGCTGATCGGTGACGTCGCCACCCAGGTCGAGCACCTGTTGGCGCGGGAGTTCGCCCGTCGGGACTTCGAGACCTCCAACGCCCCGATGTACTCCCAGATGCTCGTGGGGATGATCGCGCTGACGGGTCAGTGGTGGCTCGAGGCCCGGTCCCCGGACAAGCAGACCGTGGCCGCTCACCTGGTGAACCTCGCCTGGAACGGACTCGCCGGCCTCGACCCCGCGCCGCGGCTCGTGCAACGTGAGTCCGGGGGCTCGGGCGGCTCCACCCCCTGA
- a CDS encoding MarR family winged helix-turn-helix transcriptional regulator, with product MIQDAATPTDEVDAIVAAWRAQLPDLKGEGMQVFSRLHRLASHVEEQRRLAFAEHGLAAWQFDVLAALRRAGDPFELTPGALVAQTHVSSGTMTHRIDRLVERELVLRRGSEGDRRIVLVRLTPAGRVAADAAVRSLVARERTVLAALGADGSADLARLLRRLLAQYPDPRATKESSRERP from the coding sequence GTGATCCAGGACGCCGCCACACCGACCGACGAGGTCGACGCCATCGTGGCGGCCTGGCGCGCACAGCTGCCGGACCTGAAGGGCGAGGGGATGCAGGTCTTCTCCCGGCTGCACCGCCTGGCGAGCCACGTGGAGGAGCAACGCCGCCTCGCGTTCGCGGAGCACGGACTGGCGGCGTGGCAGTTCGACGTACTGGCGGCGCTGCGGCGAGCGGGCGACCCCTTCGAACTGACACCCGGCGCCCTCGTCGCTCAGACGCACGTGTCCTCCGGGACCATGACGCACCGGATCGACCGCCTCGTGGAACGCGAGCTGGTCCTGCGGCGCGGCTCCGAGGGCGATCGCCGCATCGTGCTGGTGCGCCTGACCCCCGCCGGCCGGGTGGCCGCTGACGCCGCCGTGCGCTCCCTGGTGGCGCGGGAACGCACGGTCCTGGCGGCGCTGGGCGCGGACGGGAGCGCGGACCTCGCGCGCCTGCTGCGGCGCCTCCTGGCCCAGTACCCCGACCCCCGTGCCACGAAGGAATCGAGTAGGGAGCGGCCATGA
- a CDS encoding glycosyltransferase family 4 protein, with protein MDMHHQRTAVLAHPSPDRYGSDLQALETISALVARGWRTVVALPASGVFGPLARARGAETRIVPFPTVNRALLAPRAATAFAYRSAGALGPITRGLRHLRPEAVLVNTLTEPIWPLAAALTGVPCLVHVHEAEQDAGRLARTALASQLLLADRVVVNSEAAARALTEVLPGLDSRLQRIYNGVPGPGSHTRESRDLTRGGARSAHGDPGAARIALLGRLSPRKGTDVALEAVAALRSSGRRVHLDLYGEVFEGYEWFEEQLRRRAAQPDLAGAVSFHGYVRPIWSALSASALVIVPSRTEPFGNVAVEAMLAGRPVIASRVQGLAEIVRDGVTGLQVTPGDPGDLAHAIARALEDPAFAARLADAGRRDAKERFSVTRYRTEIANALEAISRE; from the coding sequence ATGGACATGCACCACCAGCGCACGGCAGTCCTGGCGCACCCGTCGCCGGACCGGTACGGATCGGATCTCCAGGCGCTGGAGACCATCAGCGCTCTGGTCGCCCGGGGATGGCGCACGGTCGTCGCGCTCCCGGCCTCGGGGGTCTTCGGTCCACTCGCGCGGGCGCGGGGCGCCGAGACCAGGATCGTCCCGTTCCCCACGGTCAACCGCGCGCTCCTCGCCCCGCGCGCGGCCACGGCGTTCGCCTACCGATCCGCCGGCGCCCTCGGGCCGATCACTCGGGGCCTGCGTCACCTACGACCTGAGGCGGTGCTCGTCAACACGCTCACCGAACCGATCTGGCCGCTCGCCGCGGCGCTGACAGGCGTGCCCTGCCTGGTCCACGTGCACGAGGCGGAGCAGGACGCCGGGCGGCTCGCGCGCACGGCGCTGGCCTCCCAGCTTCTCCTGGCCGACCGGGTCGTGGTGAACAGCGAGGCTGCCGCGAGGGCCCTCACGGAGGTCCTCCCCGGCCTGGACTCGCGCCTGCAACGCATCTACAACGGAGTCCCCGGGCCCGGGTCCCACACCCGCGAGAGTCGCGACCTGACCCGGGGCGGCGCCAGGAGCGCGCACGGGGACCCCGGCGCAGCGCGGATCGCCCTCCTGGGTCGGCTCAGCCCACGCAAGGGCACAGACGTCGCGCTCGAGGCGGTCGCGGCACTGCGGTCCTCGGGCCGCAGGGTGCACCTCGACCTGTACGGAGAGGTCTTCGAGGGCTACGAGTGGTTCGAGGAGCAGTTGCGGCGTAGGGCAGCGCAGCCCGACCTGGCCGGCGCCGTGTCCTTCCACGGCTACGTGAGACCGATATGGAGCGCGCTCTCCGCCAGTGCCCTGGTGATCGTGCCCTCGCGGACCGAGCCGTTCGGGAACGTGGCGGTCGAGGCCATGCTCGCCGGGCGACCGGTCATCGCCTCCCGTGTCCAGGGCCTCGCGGAGATCGTCCGGGACGGCGTCACCGGGCTCCAGGTCACTCCCGGAGACCCCGGGGACCTCGCTCACGCCATCGCCCGCGCCCTGGAGGATCCGGCGTTCGCCGCGCGCCTCGCCGATGCCGGCCGACGCGACGCCAAGGAACGCTTCAGCGTGACGCGGTATCGAACCGAAATTGCCAATGCACTTGAAGCGATCAGTCGCGAGTAG
- a CDS encoding CYTH domain-containing protein yields MSEFGDGIEAEREHLAQVRDFEFERRFLVTALAQELRDAPTLIVQSYYLADAGYALRVRVQASGVDLRVDEGTDALDALTHIEGEVDLATVTVKGPAIGGTRYETEHVLDPGVAVEMIRRGGAPIVKTRYSVWAGGDGWSVDVFGGLNAPLIIAECERSGPVTDLEIPAFCVTELTDDRRFSNESLATHPYGQWRAGYLSELARLGPRMREDFGRNERLP; encoded by the coding sequence ATGAGCGAGTTCGGCGACGGCATCGAGGCGGAGCGGGAGCACCTCGCCCAGGTGCGCGACTTCGAGTTCGAGCGGCGCTTCCTGGTGACGGCGTTGGCGCAGGAGTTGCGCGACGCCCCGACCCTGATCGTGCAGTCCTACTATCTCGCCGATGCCGGCTACGCGTTGCGGGTGCGGGTGCAGGCCAGCGGGGTCGACCTGCGGGTGGACGAGGGCACAGATGCGCTCGACGCGCTCACTCACATCGAGGGCGAGGTGGACCTTGCCACGGTGACCGTGAAGGGGCCCGCGATCGGCGGTACCCGGTACGAGACGGAACACGTGCTGGACCCCGGCGTGGCCGTGGAGATGATCCGGCGTGGCGGCGCGCCGATCGTCAAGACCCGCTACTCCGTGTGGGCGGGGGGCGACGGGTGGTCCGTGGACGTGTTCGGGGGACTGAACGCTCCGTTGATCATCGCCGAGTGCGAGCGCTCCGGGCCCGTCACCGACCTGGAGATCCCGGCGTTCTGCGTCACGGAACTCACCGACGACCGCCGGTTCTCCAATGAGTCCCTGGCCACCCACCCCTACGGCCAGTGGCGCGCGGGGTACCTGTCCGAACTCGCCCGACTCGGCCCACGGATGCGGGAGGACTTCGGGCGTAACGAGCGCCTGCCGTAG
- a CDS encoding gamma carbonic anhydrase family protein: protein MTDHQQVHLTDRRVHVDPSAWVAPGAVLAGAVHIGARSSVFYGVVLRGDCESITIGERSNLQDGVVVHVDDDYPTVVGDDVSVGHRAVLHGCTIGDGCLIGMSSTVMSGAVVEPGAMVAAGALVTPGKVIPSGTLAAGVPAKVVRDLTEAEKAHLAHNAAHYLEIAEEHRAAHAG from the coding sequence ATGACCGACCACCAGCAGGTCCATCTCACGGATCGCCGCGTGCACGTGGACCCGAGCGCCTGGGTCGCGCCGGGTGCCGTGCTCGCCGGCGCGGTACACATCGGCGCCCGCTCCAGCGTGTTCTACGGGGTCGTGCTGCGCGGCGACTGCGAGTCCATCACGATCGGTGAGCGCAGCAACCTGCAGGACGGGGTGGTGGTGCACGTGGACGACGACTACCCCACCGTGGTGGGCGACGACGTCTCGGTAGGGCACCGCGCCGTGCTGCACGGCTGCACCATCGGTGACGGCTGCCTGATCGGGATGAGTTCCACCGTGATGTCCGGAGCCGTGGTGGAACCCGGGGCCATGGTCGCGGCCGGCGCGCTCGTCACACCCGGGAAGGTCATCCCCTCCGGCACGCTCGCGGCCGGTGTGCCCGCCAAGGTGGTGCGAGACCTGACCGAGGCGGAGAAGGCGCACCTGGCCCACAATGCCGCGCACTACCTGGAGATCGCCGAGGAGCACCGCGCGGCGCACGCCGGCTGA
- a CDS encoding adenylyltransferase/cytidyltransferase family protein — protein sequence MDRTHAVVGYVPGGFDMLHIGHLNILRAASQRCDRLVVGVATDESLHAMKGRAPVVPHAERMELVAHLRFVHEVVPDVSQDKREAWRRTAFDVLFKGDDWQGTAKGDRLEAELAEVGSRVVYLPYTPSTSSTLLRSLLTSELEVRGVRDEAVAS from the coding sequence ATGGATCGGACTCATGCGGTCGTCGGGTATGTGCCCGGTGGATTCGACATGTTGCACATCGGGCATCTGAACATCCTGCGAGCGGCGTCCCAGCGCTGCGACCGGCTGGTGGTGGGGGTGGCCACGGACGAGTCACTGCACGCCATGAAGGGCAGGGCACCGGTGGTGCCCCACGCCGAGCGCATGGAGCTCGTGGCACACCTGCGGTTCGTCCACGAGGTGGTGCCGGACGTCTCCCAGGACAAGCGAGAGGCCTGGCGGCGGACCGCGTTCGACGTGCTCTTCAAGGGGGATGACTGGCAGGGCACGGCCAAGGGCGACCGACTCGAGGCCGAACTCGCCGAGGTCGGCTCACGCGTGGTGTACCTGCCCTACACCCCGTCCACCTCCTCCACCCTGCTGCGCAGTCTCCTGACCAGTGAGCTCGAGGTGCGCGGCGTGCGGGACGAGGCGGTGGCGTCATGA
- a CDS encoding ribose-phosphate diphosphokinase, which translates to MSGITSFGERRLVLISGRAHPELAERVAEELGVDLVPTTAYDFASGEIYVRFAESVRGADAFVLQSHTAPVNEWIMEHLLMVDALKRASVKQITAVMPFYPYARQDKKHRGREPISARLMADLFRTAGAERLMSVDLHAAQTQGFFDGPVDHLFAMPILVDYVRTRVDVTNVTVVSPDAGRIRVAEQWAAKLGGVPLAFVHKTRDITRPNQAVANRVVGEVDGRDAVLVDDLIDTGGTIAEAIRVLKENGARSVTVAATHGVLSDPATQRLAESGAIEVVVTDTLPIPREKRIENLTVLSIAPLLARAIREVFDEGSVTSLFDGNA; encoded by the coding sequence ATGAGCGGCATCACCTCGTTTGGGGAGCGACGACTCGTTCTCATCTCCGGTCGGGCGCACCCCGAGCTCGCCGAGCGGGTCGCGGAGGAGCTCGGCGTCGACCTCGTGCCGACCACCGCCTACGACTTCGCCTCCGGGGAGATCTATGTGCGGTTCGCCGAGAGCGTGCGCGGGGCGGACGCCTTCGTGCTGCAGAGCCACACCGCTCCGGTGAACGAGTGGATCATGGAGCACCTGCTGATGGTCGACGCGCTCAAGCGCGCCTCGGTCAAGCAGATCACCGCCGTGATGCCCTTCTACCCCTACGCCCGGCAGGACAAGAAGCACCGCGGCCGCGAGCCGATCTCCGCGCGTCTGATGGCGGACCTGTTCCGCACCGCCGGGGCGGAACGCCTGATGTCGGTGGACCTGCACGCCGCACAGACCCAGGGTTTCTTCGACGGGCCGGTGGACCACCTGTTCGCGATGCCGATTTTGGTGGACTACGTCCGCACCCGGGTGGACGTCACGAACGTCACCGTCGTCTCCCCGGATGCCGGGCGCATCCGGGTGGCCGAGCAGTGGGCCGCGAAACTCGGCGGGGTTCCGTTGGCCTTCGTGCACAAGACGCGCGACATCACGCGCCCGAACCAGGCGGTCGCCAACCGCGTGGTGGGCGAGGTGGACGGGCGGGACGCGGTCCTCGTGGACGACCTGATCGACACCGGCGGCACGATCGCCGAGGCGATCCGCGTGCTGAAGGAGAACGGCGCGCGATCGGTGACGGTGGCCGCCACGCACGGTGTGCTCTCCGACCCCGCCACCCAGCGGCTGGCCGAGAGCGGCGCCATCGAGGTGGTCGTCACCGACACGCTGCCGATCCCGCGGGAGAAGCGGATCGAGAACCTCACGGTGCTGTCCATCGCGCCCCTGCTCGCGCGTGCGATCCGCGAGGTCTTCGACGAGGGGTCGGTCACCTCGCTCTTCGACGGCAACGCCTGA